A genomic window from Coccinella septempunctata chromosome 9, icCocSept1.1, whole genome shotgun sequence includes:
- the LOC123319937 gene encoding transmembrane protein 64 — MRKIDIDEFSDAEIGEVDVTKKLLAKKPTNICYTSLWRIIAVIATSFVLLSVVFLLRYYMRFLLLWLEHQDGSVKMTSTVILFCLVALPISIGYLVLVCISGYLYGFCFGLPLVVFGANFGLLIANVILRNLGHHPIVLRMTENPTAQAIKRLISGPSSFKIVLCARVTPIPFGLQNTIFALSNVNPRIYHLASLVGLFPTQILGVYLGSTLRAMQDAWEHKNFSTSAYVVITIQLIMDSLMMIWVGYKARKELARVLSDADNVGPILM, encoded by the exons ATGCGTAAAATTGATATTGATGAGTTCAGTGATGCTGAAATTGGTGAAGTCGATGTCACGAAGAAGCTGTTGGCTAAAAAGCCGACAAACATATGTTACACTTCACTATGGAGGATCATCGCTGTTATAGCTACATCCTTTGTGCTGTTATCGGTGGTGTTTTTACTGAGATATTACATGAGATTCCTACTCTTATGGCTGGAACATCAAGATGGGTCTGTAAAGATGACGTCTACCGTGATATTATTTTGTCTTGTTGCTCTTCCAATATCAATTGGGTATCTAGTATTGGTATGCATATCGGGATACCTGTATGGATTCTGTTTCGGACTTCCACTGGTGGTATTCGGAGCCAACTTCGGTCTCCTGATCGCTAATGTTATACTGAGGAATTTAGGACACCATCCTATCGTGCTAAGAATGACCGAGAATCCTACAGCTCAAGCTATTAAAAGACTTATTTCAGGACCTTCCAGTTTCAAGATTGTTTTATGTGCTAGGGTTACTCCAATTCCGTTCGGCCTCCAGAATACCATATTTGCT CTCAGTAACGTGAATCCAAGGATATACCATTTGGCTTCCTTGGTTGGGTTGTTCCCAACCCAGATTTTGGGCGTTTACCTTGGCAGCACTCTGAGAGCTATGCAAGACGCGTGGGAACATAAGAATTTCTCAACTTCTGCATATGTCGTAATCACAATACAG CTCATCATGGACAGTTTGATGATGATTTGGGTGGGTTACAAGGCAAGGAAAGAATTGGCGAGAGTGTTATCGGATGCTGATAATGTAGGACCAATTTTGATGTGA